One Burkholderia sp. 9120 DNA window includes the following coding sequences:
- a CDS encoding response regulator, translated as MRILLVEDDRMIAEGVRKALRGEGFAVDWVEDGEAALSAAGSQPYDLVLLDLGLPKRDGLDVLRTLRARGHALPVLIVTARDAVADRVKGLDAGADDYLVKPFDLDELGARMRALIRRQSGRSDSTIRHGNLTLDPASHQVTLDGAPVALSAREFALLEALLARPGAVLSKSQLEEKMYGWGEEIGSNTVEVYIHALRKKLGAELIRNVRGLGYMIAKDA; from the coding sequence ATGCGCATCTTGCTAGTCGAAGACGACCGGATGATCGCCGAAGGTGTGCGCAAGGCACTGCGCGGCGAGGGCTTCGCGGTCGACTGGGTGGAAGACGGCGAAGCGGCGCTCAGCGCGGCCGGCTCGCAACCTTACGATCTGGTGTTGCTCGATCTCGGTTTGCCCAAGCGCGACGGTCTCGACGTGTTGCGCACACTGCGCGCGCGCGGCCATGCGCTGCCGGTGCTGATCGTCACCGCGCGCGACGCGGTGGCCGATCGCGTCAAAGGGCTCGACGCCGGCGCCGACGATTACCTTGTCAAACCTTTCGATCTCGACGAACTCGGCGCCCGCATGCGCGCGCTGATCCGTCGTCAATCGGGCCGCAGCGATTCGACGATTCGCCACGGCAATCTGACGCTCGATCCCGCTTCGCATCAGGTCACGCTCGACGGCGCGCCGGTGGCCTTGTCGGCGCGTGAATTCGCGCTGCTGGAAGCGTTGCTCGCGCGCCCCGGCGCGGTGCTGTCGAAGAGCCAGCTCGAAGAAAAAATGTACGGCTGGGGCGAAGAGATCGGCAGCAATACCGTCGAGGTCTACATTCACGCGCTGCGCAAAAAGCTCGGCGCGGAACTGATTCGCAACGTACGCGGCCTCGGCTACATGATCGCGAAGGACGCCTGA
- a CDS encoding ATP-binding protein has translation MRSIRRQLLIWLLALVLLGVGIAGWLIYRQALAEANELFDYQLEQIAAALPSEPFSQVLGSRDTGDEGIVLQIWNRNGVLMYYSRPRAPLAPRAELGFSTEHTERGDWRVYGAIVGDNVVQLAQPVSVRNRLAASVALRTLWPLIVLLPLMGVAVWVIVGRGLKPLRRVTSALDTRHPEALDPLPDQRLPLEVQPLVRALNGLLERLATALDIQKAFVADAAHELRTPLAAVQIQSQLVARAKDDASRSEALADLQAGVTRATRLAEQLLALARSEPDGLAATDAIDLRALLQDCVVKYAPLAQNRGVDLGIEVSEAATVIGDADALRVMFNNLVDNATKYTPRGGRVDVSLRVEEGHPTVRIADSGPGIEPAERDRVFDRFYRAGASANRVRTDVAGSGLGLAIVRRIATQHHAAVSLDESPAGGLQVNVRFGRS, from the coding sequence ATGCGTTCGATTCGTCGTCAATTGCTGATCTGGCTGCTGGCGCTGGTGTTGCTCGGCGTCGGCATTGCGGGGTGGCTGATTTACCGCCAGGCGCTGGCGGAAGCCAACGAACTGTTCGATTACCAGTTGGAGCAGATTGCCGCGGCGCTGCCGTCGGAACCGTTCTCGCAGGTGCTCGGTTCGCGCGATACCGGCGACGAAGGCATCGTGCTGCAAATCTGGAATCGCAACGGCGTGCTGATGTACTACTCGCGTCCGCGTGCGCCGCTCGCGCCGCGCGCTGAGCTGGGTTTTTCGACCGAGCACACGGAGCGTGGTGACTGGCGCGTGTATGGCGCGATCGTCGGCGATAACGTCGTGCAACTGGCGCAGCCGGTGTCGGTGCGCAACCGTCTCGCCGCGAGCGTCGCGCTGCGCACGCTGTGGCCGCTGATCGTGCTGCTGCCGTTGATGGGCGTGGCGGTGTGGGTGATCGTCGGGCGTGGCCTGAAGCCGCTGCGGCGTGTCACCAGCGCGCTCGACACGCGCCATCCCGAAGCGCTCGATCCGCTGCCCGACCAGCGTCTACCGCTCGAAGTGCAACCGCTCGTGCGAGCGTTGAACGGCCTGCTCGAACGGCTCGCCACCGCGCTCGATATTCAGAAGGCGTTTGTTGCCGATGCCGCGCATGAATTGCGCACGCCGCTCGCCGCCGTGCAGATTCAATCGCAACTGGTGGCGCGCGCGAAAGACGACGCCTCGCGCAGCGAAGCGCTGGCCGATCTGCAGGCGGGCGTGACGCGCGCCACGCGTCTCGCCGAACAACTGCTGGCGCTCGCGCGCTCGGAACCGGACGGCCTCGCCGCCACCGACGCGATCGATCTGCGCGCGTTGCTGCAGGACTGCGTGGTGAAGTACGCGCCGCTCGCGCAGAATCGCGGCGTCGATCTCGGCATCGAGGTGAGTGAAGCCGCTACGGTAATCGGCGACGCCGACGCGTTGCGCGTGATGTTCAACAACCTCGTGGACAACGCAACCAAATACACACCACGCGGTGGCCGGGTGGACGTTAGTCTGCGTGTCGAAGAAGGACACCCAACCGTGCGGATCGCCGACAGCGGACCGGGCATCGAGCCGGCCGAACGGGATCGCGTGTTCGACCGGTTCTATCGCGCGGGCGCCAGTGCGAACCGCGTGCGTACCGATGTCGCGGGCAGCGGTCTCGGGCTGGCGATCGTGCGCCGGATCGCCACGCAACACCATGCGGCCGTGTCGCTCGACGAGTCGCCCGCAGGCGGCTTGCAGGTCAACGTGCGCTTCGGAAGAAGCTGA